From Nitrospirota bacterium, the proteins below share one genomic window:
- the dapF gene encoding diaminopimelate epimerase: MAVKGRKANGKPIPFMKLSGSGNDFILIDNRRKVVDPRRAGELAAKVCTHRMSVGGDGLILVEPSRKADFRWRLFNADGSEAEFSGNGARCAARFAYLKRIAPRQMRFETLAGMIEAEMVPAAPRKKPEAVKVRFPDPTGLRLHLRVPVGGTDRTAHFLDTGVPHCVYLVEDPDQVDVVGIGRPTRYHELFQPAGTNVNFIKVLDQHRIRIRTYERGVEDETLACGTGSIASALIASLVAKVESPVTLIPQSGLELTVYFRTAGDRFTDVYLQGDARAVYEGRMLPDAWK; this comes from the coding sequence ATGGCCGTGAAGGGCAGGAAGGCGAACGGGAAGCCGATCCCGTTCATGAAGCTGTCGGGCAGCGGGAACGATTTCATCCTGATCGACAACCGGCGGAAGGTCGTGGACCCTCGCCGGGCCGGCGAGTTGGCGGCCAAGGTCTGTACGCACCGGATGTCGGTCGGTGGCGACGGGCTCATCCTCGTCGAGCCCAGCCGGAAGGCCGATTTCCGCTGGCGGCTGTTCAACGCCGACGGGAGCGAGGCGGAGTTCAGCGGGAACGGCGCCCGGTGCGCCGCCCGGTTCGCCTACCTCAAGCGGATCGCCCCCAGGCAGATGCGCTTCGAGACCCTGGCCGGGATGATCGAGGCGGAGATGGTGCCGGCGGCGCCCAGGAAGAAACCGGAGGCGGTCAAGGTGCGCTTCCCGGACCCGACCGGCCTCCGGCTGCACCTCCGCGTCCCGGTCGGTGGAACGGACCGGACCGCCCATTTCCTCGACACGGGCGTGCCGCACTGCGTCTACCTCGTGGAGGACCCGGACCAGGTGGACGTGGTGGGCATCGGCCGGCCGACCCGCTACCACGAGCTGTTCCAGCCGGCGGGTACGAACGTGAACTTCATCAAGGTCCTGGACCAGCACCGGATCCGCATCCGGACCTACGAGCGCGGCGTGGAGGACGAGACCCTGGCCTGCGGGACCGGCTCGATCGCCTCGGCCCTGATCGCAAGCCTGGTGGCCAAGGTGGAGTCGCCGGTCACGCTGATTCCCCAGAGCGGGCTGGAGCTGACCGTCTACTTTCGGACGGCCGGCGACCGGTTCACGGACGTCTACTTGCAGGGGGACGCCAGGGCGGTGTATGAAGGGCGCATGCTGCCGGACGCGTGGAAATGA
- the dapA gene encoding 4-hydroxy-tetrahydrodipicolinate synthase, whose product MFTGSLVAIVTPFRNGRVDERALGDLIEFQLANGTDGIVPCGTTGESATLSHEEHNRVVALTVEVVRRRVPVIAGTGSNSTEEAIALTKHAKAAGTDAALLITPYYNKPTQEGLFRHYKAVAEAVDLPLVLYNIPGRTAVNMAPATVARLAAIRNIVAIKEGAGSLQQVCEIIQACGDRMTVLSGDDPLTLPMMAAGAKGVITVTANIAPADMAAMVDAAQAGDYAEARRLHYKLYPLFTALFYETNPIPVKAALAMMGKCDGEIRLPLTPIGAENREKLARVVKDYGLI is encoded by the coding sequence ATGTTCACCGGCTCATTAGTCGCGATCGTGACCCCGTTCCGGAACGGACGGGTGGACGAGCGGGCCCTGGGCGATCTGATCGAGTTCCAGCTTGCGAACGGCACGGACGGGATCGTGCCCTGCGGGACCACCGGCGAGTCCGCCACGCTCTCGCACGAGGAGCACAACCGGGTCGTCGCCCTCACCGTCGAGGTGGTCCGGCGCCGCGTCCCCGTCATCGCCGGCACCGGCTCCAACAGCACCGAGGAGGCCATCGCGCTGACCAAGCACGCCAAGGCGGCCGGGACTGACGCCGCCCTGCTGATCACCCCCTACTACAACAAGCCGACCCAGGAGGGGCTCTTCCGCCACTACAAGGCGGTGGCCGAGGCGGTGGATCTCCCGCTCGTCCTCTACAACATCCCGGGCCGGACCGCCGTGAACATGGCTCCGGCCACGGTGGCGCGGCTGGCGGCGATCCGGAACATCGTCGCGATCAAGGAAGGGGCCGGATCGCTGCAGCAGGTCTGCGAGATCATCCAGGCCTGCGGGGACCGGATGACCGTCCTGTCCGGCGACGATCCGCTCACGCTCCCGATGATGGCCGCCGGCGCCAAGGGGGTGATTACCGTCACCGCCAACATCGCGCCAGCCGACATGGCCGCCATGGTGGACGCAGCTCAGGCGGGCGACTACGCTGAGGCCCGCCGGCTGCACTACAAGCTGTACCCCCTCTTCACCGCGCTGTTCTACGAGACCAATCCGATCCCGGTGAAGGCCGCCCTCGCGATGATGGGGAAGTGCGACGGGGAGATCCGCCTCCCGCTGACGCCGATCGGCGCCGAGAACCGGGAGAAGCTGGCGCGGGTGGTGAAGGACTACGGACTCATTTGA
- the dapB gene encoding 4-hydroxy-tetrahydrodipicolinate reductase, translating into MIKVVVAGAAGRMGGRLVCLLRESAALTLTGAVEGKGHVAVGEDAGEAAGCGRTGITIRDDLSALMDRCEVVIDFSTPAATLEHLRIIAQHRKAMVIGTTGFTAPELNELRTLARSIPCVFSPNMSVGVNIIFKVIAEMAKTFGEDYDIEVVEAHHRLKKDAPSGTALKMAEVLARAMGRDLEQVGVYARKGLIGERKKGEIGIQTIRAGDIVGDHTVLFGGMGERVEVTHRVQSRDTFARGALRAARWAVKQPPGLYDMMDVLGLR; encoded by the coding sequence ATGATCAAAGTCGTCGTCGCCGGGGCGGCTGGTCGGATGGGCGGGAGGCTGGTCTGCCTGCTCAGGGAGTCCGCGGCCCTCACCTTGACCGGGGCGGTGGAGGGCAAGGGGCACGTGGCCGTCGGCGAGGACGCGGGTGAGGCGGCCGGCTGCGGCCGCACCGGCATCACGATTCGGGACGACCTCTCGGCCTTGATGGACCGGTGCGAGGTGGTCATCGACTTCTCGACACCCGCCGCGACCCTCGAGCACCTGCGCATCATCGCCCAGCACCGCAAGGCGATGGTGATCGGCACCACGGGGTTCACCGCGCCCGAGCTGAACGAGCTGCGGACTCTGGCCCGCTCCATCCCCTGCGTCTTCTCTCCGAACATGAGCGTCGGGGTGAACATCATCTTCAAGGTCATCGCGGAGATGGCCAAGACCTTCGGGGAGGACTACGACATCGAGGTCGTCGAGGCGCACCACCGGCTGAAGAAGGACGCGCCGAGCGGCACTGCGCTGAAGATGGCCGAGGTTCTGGCTCGCGCGATGGGCCGCGACCTGGAGCAGGTCGGGGTCTACGCCCGCAAGGGCCTGATCGGGGAGCGCAAGAAGGGCGAGATCGGGATCCAGACCATCCGGGCCGGCGACATCGTGGGGGACCACACGGTCCTGTTCGGCGGGATGGGCGAGCGGGTGGAAGTGACCCACCGGGTGCAGAGCCGCGACACCTTCGCCCGCGGCGCCTTGCGGGCGGCCCGCTGGGCGGTCAAGCAGCCTCCCGGGCTCTACGACATGATGGACGTGCTGGGACTCCGCTGA
- a CDS encoding YHS domain-containing protein, whose translation MYRLLLVLGLLIIFYFLLRSAVREFLGRRKDQALTGRDQMVQDPVCRMYVPKGAAVEASIGGQTYYFCSHDCAQTFRQQLSG comes from the coding sequence ATGTATCGGTTGCTGCTCGTTCTGGGACTCCTGATCATCTTTTACTTCCTGCTCCGCAGCGCGGTGCGGGAATTCTTGGGACGACGGAAAGACCAGGCGCTCACCGGCAGGGATCAGATGGTGCAGGACCCGGTCTGCCGGATGTACGTGCCGAAGGGCGCGGCCGTCGAGGCGAGCATCGGAGGCCAGACCTACTACTTCTGCAGCCACGACTGCGCCCAGACCTTCCGCCAGCAGCTCTCCGGTTGA
- a CDS encoding sigma-54 dependent transcriptional regulator codes for MHATIFVTDDEPAIRSVIVRRLARRRHRVLPFESGDDMLTALEQETPDIVLLDLKMPGLSGLDTLKRVRQQCPQTLVILLTAYGTVQDAVEAMKLGAHDFLIKTVDLESMDGVVERALDFLTLRDRVLYEMENRGDQYALSNLVANSASMKQLVAQVRDVAQNPKTTVLLLGETGTGKEFLARVLHHNGSRAGGPFVGVNCTAIPRELFESELFGYERGAFTGATQRKLGLLERAEGGTLFLDEIGDLDLAMQAKLLRVLQERTFRRVGGTDDIAVDFRLIAATNRDLKKEVARGAFREDLFFRLNVVSFELPPLRRRAEDIIPLAMKALVRYGQEFGKDVQDIDPAARAVLERYSYPGNIRELQNVIERAVIFCHGKTLAPDCLPRELGESARRVASAVNQGGEPIVRVEMALGKESLAQVEQAIIEEVLRVADYNKSQAAKFLGLTRFALDRRLKKISDAPSEP; via the coding sequence ATGCACGCGACGATCTTCGTGACGGATGACGAGCCGGCGATCCGGTCCGTGATCGTGCGCCGGCTGGCCCGGCGCCGCCACCGGGTTCTCCCGTTCGAATCGGGGGACGACATGCTGACGGCGCTCGAGCAGGAGACGCCCGACATCGTCCTCCTGGATCTCAAGATGCCGGGATTGTCGGGCCTTGACACGCTCAAGCGCGTGAGGCAGCAGTGCCCGCAGACGCTGGTGATCCTGTTGACCGCCTACGGCACCGTGCAGGACGCGGTTGAAGCCATGAAGCTCGGCGCCCACGACTTCCTGATCAAGACCGTGGATCTGGAGAGCATGGACGGCGTGGTGGAACGGGCCCTGGACTTCCTGACGCTCCGGGACCGGGTGCTGTATGAGATGGAGAACCGGGGCGACCAGTACGCCCTATCCAACCTGGTCGCGAACAGCGCGAGCATGAAGCAGTTGGTGGCCCAGGTGCGGGACGTGGCCCAGAACCCCAAGACCACCGTCCTCCTTCTGGGCGAGACGGGCACCGGCAAGGAGTTTCTCGCGCGCGTCCTGCACCACAACGGTAGCCGTGCGGGAGGGCCTTTCGTCGGCGTCAACTGTACGGCGATTCCGCGCGAGCTCTTCGAGAGCGAGCTCTTCGGCTACGAACGCGGCGCCTTTACCGGCGCCACCCAGCGCAAGCTCGGGCTCCTGGAGCGGGCGGAGGGCGGGACCCTCTTTTTGGACGAGATCGGCGACCTGGACCTGGCGATGCAGGCCAAGCTGCTGCGCGTTCTGCAGGAGCGGACGTTCAGGCGCGTGGGCGGAACGGACGACATCGCCGTGGACTTTCGGCTGATCGCGGCCACCAACCGGGACCTCAAGAAGGAGGTCGCGCGCGGGGCCTTCCGCGAGGATCTCTTCTTCCGTCTGAACGTGGTCTCCTTCGAGCTGCCGCCGCTCCGCAGGCGGGCCGAGGACATCATCCCCCTGGCCATGAAAGCGCTCGTGCGGTACGGGCAGGAATTCGGGAAGGATGTCCAGGACATCGATCCTGCGGCCCGGGCCGTTCTGGAACGGTACTCCTATCCGGGAAATATCCGGGAGCTGCAGAACGTGATCGAGCGGGCTGTGATCTTCTGCCACGGCAAGACCCTCGCCCCCGATTGTCTGCCGCGGGAACTGGGCGAATCGGCCCGGCGGGTCGCCTCGGCCGTCAACCAGGGGGGGGAGCCGATCGTCCGGGTGGAGATGGCGTTGGGCAAGGAGTCCCTGGCCCAGGTGGAGCAAGCCATCATCGAAGAGGTCCTTCGGGTGGCCGACTACAACAAGAGCCAGGCGGCGAAATTCCTGGGACTGACCCGGTTCGCCTTGGATCGACGCTTAAAGAAGATCTCCGACGCGCCGAGCGAACCCTGA
- a CDS encoding ATP-binding protein yields MKRPFLFLRNLPIERKLLLTSVGPILWVVLLSAFTYQSVQTYAEDEEQLNNAYLVQRRAAEYLRLVVDLETGFRGFVLTKQELYLRPYLKANDRIQTVGDTLELMVHDRAVQHALVREVQQLVKRLISDKERLIAAIRSSHEVDALHYIEQGRGREIMTAIREKMDQFDRLEQDALNEALTKLSRDRSFLLLVILGGGTLALLLMLVTLHLIARSITGPLVALAKAVGSATGGAVPDVPVLDRGDEIGGLTRVMGAMSAQIRDHIAQIEKSEAELRAVNQNLSASEANYRSIVDHAPIGIFTTKGMPMVFANRYNRALAGLDPDEESDPEAIRQAIHPEDRERVLTEYAKAVEQDQPYETVFRFLHKDGTVRKVLSRRIPIRNAEGQTVMYQGFNVDITALDQLQSRLNRAERLATLGQVAAGIAHEIRNPLVGIGSTLALLLEETDASDSRRADLETILREAKRLDRIVNQIIDYASPRQLAPMEFALEELVQEALALQNGALAKKRVRVERQLHPHLSRLHADRDQLKQVLINVFQNAAEALNEVGTLRITAFDVAREQEAGILMRVANTGRLVAPGDLPRVFEPFFTSGKHRGTGLGLAICRKIIEAHRGTIELDSQPGVGTTVQIWVPRRQPMPMGGC; encoded by the coding sequence ATGAAGCGACCGTTCCTTTTCCTGCGAAATCTTCCCATCGAACGCAAGCTGCTGCTGACCTCCGTCGGACCCATTCTCTGGGTCGTGTTGTTGAGTGCCTTCACCTATCAGAGCGTCCAGACCTATGCGGAAGACGAAGAGCAGCTGAACAACGCCTATCTCGTCCAGAGGCGAGCTGCCGAGTACCTCAGGCTCGTGGTGGATCTGGAGACGGGGTTTCGCGGGTTCGTGCTGACCAAGCAGGAGCTCTACCTCAGGCCGTACTTGAAAGCGAACGACCGGATCCAGACCGTCGGGGACACGCTGGAGCTGATGGTTCACGATCGCGCGGTGCAGCACGCGCTCGTCAGGGAGGTTCAGCAACTGGTGAAGCGGCTGATCAGCGACAAGGAGCGGCTCATCGCCGCGATCCGATCGAGCCACGAGGTGGACGCCCTGCACTACATCGAGCAGGGTCGCGGCCGGGAGATCATGACGGCCATCCGGGAGAAGATGGATCAGTTCGACCGTCTCGAGCAGGATGCGCTGAATGAGGCGCTCACCAAGCTCTCCCGCGATCGGTCGTTCCTGCTCCTCGTCATCCTGGGCGGCGGGACGTTGGCGCTCCTGTTGATGTTGGTCACGCTGCATCTCATCGCCCGTTCGATCACCGGCCCGCTGGTTGCGCTGGCCAAGGCGGTCGGCTCGGCGACAGGCGGCGCCGTCCCGGACGTTCCGGTTCTTGATCGGGGCGACGAGATCGGAGGCTTGACGCGGGTGATGGGCGCGATGAGCGCACAGATCCGCGACCACATCGCTCAGATCGAAAAGTCGGAGGCCGAGCTGCGGGCGGTCAACCAAAACCTGTCGGCCTCCGAGGCCAATTACCGCAGCATCGTGGACCATGCGCCGATCGGGATCTTTACGACGAAGGGGATGCCGATGGTCTTCGCCAACCGATACAATCGGGCCCTGGCTGGGCTCGACCCGGATGAGGAAAGCGATCCCGAAGCCATCAGGCAGGCCATTCACCCGGAGGACCGGGAGCGGGTTCTCACCGAGTATGCCAAGGCGGTCGAGCAGGACCAGCCCTACGAGACCGTCTTCCGGTTCCTCCATAAGGACGGGACGGTCAGGAAAGTCCTGAGCCGGCGGATTCCGATCCGGAACGCCGAGGGGCAGACCGTCATGTATCAGGGGTTCAATGTGGATATTACGGCCCTGGATCAACTGCAGTCCCGGTTGAATCGTGCCGAGCGGCTGGCGACCCTGGGGCAGGTGGCCGCAGGCATTGCCCATGAGATCCGAAACCCGCTGGTCGGGATCGGCTCGACCCTGGCCCTCCTGCTGGAGGAGACGGATGCATCCGACTCGCGGCGCGCTGATCTGGAGACCATCCTGCGGGAGGCCAAGCGACTGGACCGGATCGTGAACCAGATCATCGATTATGCCAGCCCGCGCCAACTGGCGCCGATGGAGTTCGCCCTGGAGGAGCTCGTCCAGGAGGCGTTGGCGCTCCAGAACGGCGCACTGGCCAAGAAACGGGTCAGGGTGGAACGGCAACTGCACCCCCATTTGTCTCGACTTCACGCCGACCGCGATCAACTCAAGCAGGTGCTGATCAACGTGTTCCAGAACGCGGCGGAGGCGCTGAACGAGGTCGGCACCCTTCGCATCACGGCCTTCGACGTCGCCCGCGAGCAGGAGGCCGGCATCTTGATGCGGGTCGCGAACACGGGCCGCCTGGTGGCGCCGGGGGATCTCCCCCGGGTGTTCGAGCCGTTCTTCACGTCGGGCAAGCACCGGGGCACGGGGTTGGGACTGGCGATCTGCCGGAAGATCATCGAGGCTCACCGGGGCACGATCGAGCTGGACAGCCAGCCGGGCGTGGGGACCACAGTCCAGATCTGGGTGCCGCGGCGGCAGCCGATGCCGATGGGCGGGTGCTGA
- a CDS encoding PDZ domain-containing protein produces the protein MKRRRILTLIFAACSLSASALFWAEGGESLETAHGHQWPRPVLASEEGCVTRPWLGVSGMLLNEDIVARLSLPVRGGLLVEDVERGSPAAQAGLRVGNLDVTVDGIHWLVDGDILVSLDGQPILSPQPLLEAMNELQAGQTVLIEVLRNGTRFRTSAVLREHPSGSLLVRHIVGQGRDLVVPCGPLTLGPTGHVRF, from the coding sequence ATGAAGAGACGGCGCATCCTGACCCTGATCTTCGCTGCCTGTAGCCTGTCGGCCTCCGCATTGTTCTGGGCGGAGGGCGGGGAAAGCCTGGAGACCGCCCACGGGCATCAATGGCCCCGGCCGGTTCTCGCCTCCGAGGAAGGATGTGTGACGAGACCCTGGCTGGGGGTCTCGGGAATGCTTCTGAACGAGGACATCGTGGCGAGGCTGAGCCTGCCGGTCAGGGGCGGACTCCTGGTCGAGGACGTGGAGCGGGGCAGCCCGGCAGCCCAGGCCGGGCTGCGGGTCGGGAACCTGGACGTGACGGTGGATGGGATCCACTGGCTCGTGGACGGGGATATCCTCGTGAGCCTGGACGGACAGCCGATCCTCTCGCCTCAGCCGCTTCTGGAGGCGATGAACGAGTTGCAAGCCGGGCAGACCGTGCTGATAGAGGTGCTCCGCAACGGCACCCGCTTCCGGACCTCAGCCGTGCTGCGCGAGCACCCCAGCGGCTCGCTCCTGGTCCGGCATATCGTCGGCCAAGGAAGAGACTTGGTGGTTCCCTGCGGCCCGCTGACGCTCGGCCCGACCGGGCACGTGCGCTTCTAG
- a CDS encoding DUF3365 domain-containing protein: MERKRWHWGLVALAVGLAVGVPSGRSAEPSKEQTRELVVRYVLSTVHAFRTVYMNYVVEHLAKAGIMPKEDWNKHGHAVMLPFQFVKLAAREVKADLKDLEIGLISLTPIYTSNFPKTQAEVDALKRLAADPRRSVLIFGDGDQVKGVIADVAIQQACADCHNQHPNSTRRDFKMGDLMGAVVVRADK, encoded by the coding sequence GTGGAGCGCAAACGATGGCATTGGGGGTTGGTGGCGCTCGCGGTGGGGCTGGCGGTGGGCGTCCCGTCGGGCCGGTCGGCCGAGCCATCGAAGGAGCAGACGAGGGAACTGGTGGTCCGGTACGTGCTCTCGACCGTCCACGCCTTTCGCACGGTCTACATGAACTACGTGGTCGAGCATCTGGCCAAGGCCGGGATCATGCCGAAGGAGGACTGGAACAAGCACGGCCATGCGGTCATGCTGCCCTTTCAGTTCGTGAAGCTGGCGGCACGGGAGGTCAAGGCCGACCTCAAGGATTTGGAGATCGGGCTCATCTCGCTGACCCCCATCTATACCTCCAACTTTCCCAAGACTCAGGCGGAGGTGGACGCGCTCAAGAGGCTGGCGGCGGATCCCCGACGGTCCGTGCTGATCTTCGGAGACGGCGACCAGGTCAAGGGTGTGATCGCGGACGTGGCGATCCAGCAGGCCTGCGCGGATTGCCACAACCAGCATCCGAACAGCACGCGACGGGATTTCAAGATGGGGGATCTGATGGGAGCCGTCGTCGTCCGGGCGGACAAATGA
- a CDS encoding porin produces MLPRIGALLLGWFLGTVPPSAAWAGEPTFTYYDDLPPIEQTELEAVQERVQEARKRLKIIKGEPAKPKRKPVEPLPEPGPDERDTAGAVDFEEVDELRQAFKQLSKQQPKEEEPPSPSKQAPAPPQGSEAATEKEIKALSERVAALEKVMVGTEEQPGLAGLIGGYTRRNGFFLMSSEGDFFLRIPALLQADLRTFPSGQNGANPGVSPSTFILQRVRPMIHFRLWRYFRGLMTPDFGNGFTQSPLVQGRVQTPDAFGEWDYFPAFRVRVGKFKSPIGLEMLQAPQNLSFMERSLTRNLLPNRDLGAMVWGAFQHGLLEYQLGVFNGSPNANFYQESAATSSAKTLEARVFSRPFVGGDHWLRGLGLGVGMSVGSVKQASGQDQMQTETFSYTFFQYQSTSAVNVQGNGTRLRFAPQIAWYGGRVGVMGQYVRSTQEMINVANQQTATLTHDAWSGQVSVLLTDDTATFGRIEPRHPVDPSKGQWGAWELAVRYAQLNIDPATYTYNFADPGVSVLRAKSTTVGLNWYLNANVRITANFVHTDFTGASRAYHAASHEDGLLFRTQLVF; encoded by the coding sequence GTGCTTCCTCGGATCGGAGCCCTTCTCCTGGGCTGGTTCCTGGGGACGGTCCCGCCGTCCGCCGCATGGGCGGGCGAACCGACCTTCACCTACTACGACGACCTCCCCCCCATCGAACAGACCGAATTGGAGGCTGTGCAAGAGCGGGTCCAGGAGGCGCGGAAGCGTCTGAAGATCATCAAAGGGGAGCCGGCCAAGCCCAAGAGGAAGCCGGTGGAGCCGCTTCCCGAGCCGGGCCCTGATGAGCGCGACACCGCGGGCGCCGTCGACTTCGAGGAAGTGGACGAGCTCCGGCAGGCGTTCAAACAGCTCTCCAAGCAGCAGCCGAAGGAAGAAGAGCCTCCTTCTCCCTCGAAACAGGCCCCCGCCCCGCCGCAGGGAAGCGAGGCCGCCACGGAGAAGGAGATTAAGGCCCTCTCCGAACGCGTGGCCGCGCTCGAAAAGGTCATGGTCGGCACCGAGGAGCAGCCAGGCCTCGCCGGCCTCATTGGTGGCTATACGCGGCGCAACGGGTTCTTTCTCATGTCGAGCGAGGGCGACTTCTTCCTCCGCATCCCCGCCCTGCTGCAGGCCGACCTCCGAACCTTCCCGAGCGGCCAGAACGGGGCGAACCCCGGCGTGAGTCCCAGTACCTTCATCCTGCAGCGGGTTCGTCCCATGATCCACTTCCGGCTCTGGCGCTACTTCCGCGGGCTCATGACGCCGGACTTCGGAAACGGCTTCACGCAGAGCCCGCTGGTCCAGGGCCGGGTGCAGACGCCCGACGCCTTCGGGGAGTGGGACTATTTCCCCGCCTTCCGGGTCCGCGTCGGCAAGTTCAAGAGCCCGATCGGCCTGGAGATGCTCCAGGCGCCGCAGAACCTCAGCTTCATGGAGCGGTCGCTCACCAGGAACCTGCTCCCCAACCGGGATCTGGGCGCGATGGTCTGGGGCGCCTTCCAGCACGGCCTCCTGGAATACCAGCTCGGCGTCTTCAACGGCTCGCCGAACGCCAACTTCTACCAGGAGAGCGCGGCCACCAGCAGCGCGAAGACGTTGGAGGCCCGGGTCTTCAGCCGTCCGTTTGTCGGCGGGGACCACTGGCTGCGCGGGCTCGGCCTGGGCGTCGGCATGAGCGTGGGATCGGTCAAGCAGGCGAGCGGGCAGGACCAGATGCAGACGGAGACCTTCAGCTACACGTTTTTCCAATACCAGTCCACCAGTGCGGTGAACGTGCAGGGGAACGGCACCCGGCTGCGATTCGCCCCCCAGATCGCCTGGTACGGCGGGCGGGTCGGCGTCATGGGCCAGTACGTCCGCAGCACCCAGGAAATGATCAACGTCGCCAACCAACAAACGGCCACGCTGACGCACGACGCCTGGTCCGGACAGGTGTCGGTCCTCCTCACCGACGACACGGCCACGTTCGGCCGCATCGAGCCGCGGCACCCGGTCGACCCGTCGAAGGGCCAGTGGGGCGCGTGGGAGTTGGCCGTCCGCTACGCCCAACTGAACATCGACCCGGCCACCTATACGTACAACTTCGCCGATCCCGGAGTCAGCGTCCTGCGCGCCAAGAGCACCACGGTCGGCCTGAACTGGTATCTGAACGCGAACGTGCGGATCACGGCCAACTTCGTCCACACGGATTTCACCGGCGCGAGCCGGGCCTACCATGCGGCCAGCCACGAGGACGGCCTCCTGTTCCGCACGCAACTGGTGTTCTAG
- a CDS encoding porin — MRLLALLLLSLALHGLASAAEPTGSEQKPPVQGPSRASEASPPRPHLSPSTRQQLRDLDRRLSVLESLAVGRGHGRGVMERGLGWSPELKERGFFLYSTDGLFRLHLNGGIQAQYNAFPGGRTGRDPGTEPDGFEFRRVRPILDFRIGRFVRGQIMPDLAPRRRTELYNAFLDFELSELARLRVGQFKPALSLEKLQGEFDLVFAERSLVQNFVPFRDFGVQLTGRLFRQQLRYDMGAFNGSPQAIGPANLGAPSADNNKHLVARLMLTPFLLQGPRAFRQLEFGVGVMYGAFTNTAGQQPMLTMGQDRIIFQYQDTVTGNGFHTRIVPQMSWFWGRLGVMSLFVHTWEPKINRATGLTGTVQNEAWMVQGEFALTDDEPAFIRVTPKRPFNPARPLSGNWGAWTIAARYSEQRVDPQAFGLGFASAQLYAQTAKGTSVALNWYASREFRLQGIWEHTDFFGATPAFSASNRADLLIVRFTLIY; from the coding sequence GTGCGGCTGCTCGCCCTCCTGCTCCTCAGCCTGGCCCTGCACGGGCTGGCTTCGGCGGCCGAGCCGACCGGCTCGGAGCAGAAGCCGCCCGTCCAGGGGCCCAGCCGGGCATCCGAAGCCTCTCCGCCGCGCCCGCACCTGTCTCCTTCCACCAGGCAGCAGCTCCGCGACCTGGATCGCCGGTTGAGCGTGCTGGAGTCGCTCGCCGTCGGGCGCGGACACGGCCGCGGCGTTATGGAACGGGGTCTGGGCTGGTCGCCGGAGCTGAAGGAACGGGGCTTTTTCCTCTATTCCACCGACGGCCTCTTCCGGCTTCACTTAAATGGTGGTATCCAAGCACAGTACAACGCCTTTCCTGGAGGCAGGACAGGGCGGGATCCGGGCACTGAGCCGGATGGCTTCGAATTTCGACGCGTGCGCCCAATCCTGGACTTCCGGATTGGCCGCTTCGTGCGCGGGCAGATCATGCCCGATCTGGCCCCGCGTCGCCGCACGGAGTTGTACAATGCCTTTCTCGACTTCGAGCTGTCTGAGTTGGCGCGACTGCGCGTGGGGCAGTTCAAACCGGCGCTCAGTTTGGAGAAGCTTCAAGGAGAATTCGACTTAGTCTTCGCCGAGCGCTCGCTTGTCCAGAACTTTGTACCTTTCCGTGACTTCGGCGTCCAACTCACCGGCCGCCTGTTCCGACAGCAGCTCCGCTACGATATGGGAGCATTTAACGGCTCTCCACAAGCGATCGGACCTGCTAACCTGGGGGCTCCCTCTGCTGACAACAACAAGCACCTGGTGGCCAGACTCATGCTCACCCCCTTTCTCCTCCAAGGCCCACGAGCCTTCCGACAGTTAGAATTCGGAGTCGGAGTGATGTACGGAGCCTTCACCAACACGGCTGGCCAGCAGCCGATGCTCACGATGGGGCAGGACCGGATTATCTTCCAGTATCAGGACACGGTGACCGGAAACGGGTTTCATACCAGGATTGTCCCGCAGATGAGCTGGTTCTGGGGACGCCTCGGGGTGATGTCCCTCTTCGTCCACACCTGGGAGCCCAAGATCAACCGGGCGACCGGCCTGACCGGCACGGTGCAGAACGAGGCCTGGATGGTCCAAGGCGAGTTCGCCCTGACTGATGACGAGCCGGCCTTCATCCGGGTGACGCCCAAGCGCCCCTTCAACCCGGCCAGGCCGTTGAGCGGCAACTGGGGGGCCTGGACGATCGCAGCCCGCTATTCGGAGCAACGGGTGGATCCCCAGGCCTTCGGGCTCGGCTTCGCCAGCGCCCAGCTCTACGCCCAGACCGCCAAGGGGACCAGCGTTGCCTTGAATTGGTACGCGAGCCGGGAGTTCCGTCTCCAGGGGATCTGGGAGCACACGGACTTCTTCGGCGCCACGCCCGCCTTCTCCGCCTCGAACCGGGCCGACCTGCTGATCGTCCGCTTCACCTTGATCTATTGA